The Impatiens glandulifera chromosome 3, dImpGla2.1, whole genome shotgun sequence genome contains a region encoding:
- the LOC124929905 gene encoding tetraspanin-8-like, protein MGQAYNPIHLLISTLAFILSTGVFITAILLSRQATTQCDYFLDRRLIIMSSFLLAFSILGIFGAFHGMQWIHWLCGCVVVSIVTILMFALSLYAYVVAIKNPIKVKGHKHGNYESWLNNRASQANMHLSQMQLSLATDAIFACDRCIFTYDKCIFS, encoded by the exons ATGGGCCAAGCCTACAATCCCATACATTTGCTAATCAGCACATTGGCTTTCATCCTGTCCACTGGTGTCTTTATTACCGCAATATTGCTAAGTCGGCAAGCCACCACACAATGCGATTATTTCCTCGACCGACGGTTAATAATCATGTCATCTTTCCTCTTGGCATTCTCTATTCTCGGTATATTCGGAGCCTTCCACGGTATGCAATGGATCCACTGGTTGTGCGGATGTGTCGTCGTGTCTATTGTCACCATCCTCATGTTTGCTTTATCCCTTTACGCGTATGTGGTCGCTATCAAGAACCCCATCAAGGTCAAGGGTCATAAGCATGGAAATTACGAGAGTTGGCTTAACAACAGG GCGTCGCAGGCAAATATGCATCTGTCACAG ATGCAATTGTCACTTGCGACAGATGCAAttttcgcctgcgacagatgcatattcACCTACGACAAATGCATATTCTCCTAG